The Novosphingobium kaempferiae genome includes a window with the following:
- a CDS encoding extensin family protein yields the protein MPWQKIVRFLVVIALIAVALLFGRAWLGDHPEYDPRAPLTIDQPDTWVTARKFAALRDDRDVCRAFLRRSGITVTALPPLGAVQCRRDDRKILAAPARFDIALRPAGAQGTCAIDAGLARWLHRDVQPAAEAMFGQRVVRLEHLGTANCRRIGGGDTGNWSEHATGNAIDIAAFVLANGRRISVSGDWKKPPSAPEAMFLHAARDSACDSFSTVLSPDYNSAHSDHLHLDQARRSAGWSACR from the coding sequence ATGCCCTGGCAAAAAATTGTTCGCTTCCTCGTCGTCATCGCCCTGATCGCGGTCGCGCTCCTGTTCGGCAGGGCGTGGCTGGGCGACCATCCCGAGTACGATCCACGCGCGCCGCTCACCATCGATCAGCCCGACACCTGGGTGACTGCCCGCAAGTTCGCTGCTTTGCGCGATGACCGCGATGTCTGCCGTGCCTTTCTGCGCCGTAGCGGCATTACAGTCACCGCTCTGCCCCCTCTAGGTGCCGTTCAGTGCCGTCGTGACGACCGCAAGATTCTTGCTGCGCCGGCCCGTTTCGATATCGCGCTGAGACCCGCCGGAGCACAGGGAACCTGCGCTATCGACGCCGGTCTCGCCCGCTGGCTTCACCGGGATGTGCAGCCTGCGGCAGAAGCGATGTTCGGGCAGCGGGTCGTGCGCCTCGAACATCTGGGGACCGCCAATTGCCGCAGGATCGGCGGTGGAGACACCGGGAACTGGAGCGAACATGCCACCGGCAACGCCATCGACATCGCCGCCTTCGTCCTGGCCAACGGTCGTCGCATAAGCGTTTCGGGGGATTGGAAAAAACCGCCTTCCGCGCCTGAGGCCATGTTCCTTCACGCGGCCCGCGACAGCGCCTGTGACAGCTTTTCCACGGTGCTTTCGCCTGACTACAATTCCGCCCACTCGGACCATCTGCATCTCGACCAGGCCCGCCGATCGGCAGGTTGGAGCGCATGCCGCTAG
- a CDS encoding SDR family oxidoreductase — protein MTKTILITGAGSGFAEAAAIGMAQAGHTIIATAQISPQVAALREKVARLGLDNLRVEKLDLTDPYDMAFIETFDIDVLWNNAGYGESGPVSEIPMDLVRKNYEINVFKPLELTQAFIRKWVAQGRKAKIVFTSSMGGLFTPAGWGTYVSTKHALESISEAIAQEVAPFGIKVQTINPRAYYTGYNETMADTAFRWLDAERNFTDPVELRATFDALLASPMGHMDAQEMIDRMIAIVPADTGKVRNVSPKAVEDMLKEAQAAAWDAEI, from the coding sequence ATGACCAAGACCATCCTCATCACCGGCGCCGGCTCGGGCTTTGCCGAGGCCGCCGCCATCGGCATGGCACAGGCCGGCCACACCATCATCGCCACCGCGCAGATCAGCCCGCAGGTCGCGGCGCTGCGCGAGAAGGTCGCCAGGCTGGGCCTCGACAATCTGCGCGTCGAGAAGCTCGACCTCACCGATCCTTACGACATGGCCTTCATCGAGACCTTCGACATCGACGTGCTGTGGAACAACGCCGGTTACGGCGAGAGCGGCCCGGTCAGCGAGATCCCGATGGACCTCGTTCGCAAGAACTACGAGATCAACGTGTTCAAGCCGCTCGAACTGACCCAGGCTTTCATCAGGAAGTGGGTCGCGCAGGGCAGGAAGGCCAAGATCGTGTTCACCTCGTCGATGGGCGGGCTGTTCACCCCGGCCGGCTGGGGCACCTATGTCTCGACCAAGCACGCGCTGGAATCGATCTCCGAAGCCATCGCCCAAGAAGTCGCGCCGTTCGGCATCAAGGTCCAGACGATCAATCCGCGCGCCTATTACACCGGCTACAACGAGACGATGGCAGACACGGCGTTCCGCTGGCTCGATGCGGAAAGGAACTTCACCGATCCCGTCGAACTGCGCGCCACCTTCGACGCGCTGCTCGCCTCGCCCATGGGCCACATGGACGCACAGGAGATGATCGACCGCATGATCGCGATCGTCCCCGCCGACACCGGGAAGGTCCGCAACGTCAGCCCCAAGGCGGTCGAGGACATGCTGAAGGAAGCGCAGGCCGCCGCCTGGGACGCCGAGATCTGA
- a CDS encoding AsmA family protein has translation MKMPVASEPPEPRPSANPRFWRIVRNVLLIVLGTIFAVWLVLFITKGRFLKHPFESLASSLSDREVKVGGDFQLYFAPLRMKFLAEQLSVSNPDWARGRTLFAARRIEARIAPLSLLFGRRHLYSLELNHGVANLEWDTAHKRNTWTFAKSGEGKPFEMPRIDRADIVGTQIHYIDPQMPLRANLTIDPIAATDTRIGKAVGVSGDGTFRTTPFRLSARLLSPDASISGAENRLQARAWAANSVIDVSGTLPALTEFEGVPLNVAAQGRDLSDLLAVIDVAIPQTRRYALKARLVKDAQTYRFTGMTGTFGQSDLSGSFTVTNEERLRLDATLATRRLDIIDAAPFIGYNPDVVASKGAVAAAAATGAGPRRILPDAALPVEMMQRFDAGLDWKIAIVRSKNVPVSNIALKLSLDKGRLALSPLTFSMARGDVVSDMIFDTRQRPSAIRYDIRLASTPMGRLLAGYGVAGSGTTGTIRGRIELEGRGDTIHDSLATSSGRIAFVMPQGTLWTQNAQLAELDLGTFVSKMFQGKLKKPIEINCGLLAFTVRGGTATADPILIDTSKNVVTGRGGFSFGTEAVDLAFRADGKKISLFSGQSPVGLVGHFAEPRLDVITPQLVGRAGAGLGLAVLATPAAGLLAFVDPGDAKAAACGPVLAAAKASAQRTTKGKPRNDVGNGSPKKDR, from the coding sequence ATGAAAATGCCAGTCGCATCGGAGCCGCCTGAGCCAAGGCCATCCGCAAACCCGCGGTTCTGGCGTATCGTGCGCAATGTTCTGCTGATCGTGCTTGGCACGATATTCGCCGTCTGGTTGGTGCTGTTCATAACCAAGGGACGTTTCCTCAAGCACCCTTTCGAAAGCCTCGCCAGTTCACTGAGCGATCGGGAGGTCAAGGTCGGCGGCGATTTCCAGCTCTATTTCGCCCCGCTGCGCATGAAGTTTCTCGCCGAACAGTTGTCCGTGTCCAACCCGGACTGGGCCAGGGGGCGCACCCTTTTCGCCGCGCGGCGCATCGAGGCGAGGATCGCACCGCTTTCGCTGCTGTTCGGGCGGCGGCATCTCTATTCTCTCGAACTGAACCACGGTGTCGCCAATCTCGAATGGGACACTGCTCACAAGCGCAACACCTGGACCTTTGCCAAGAGCGGCGAAGGCAAGCCTTTCGAGATGCCGCGCATCGACAGGGCCGACATTGTCGGCACGCAGATCCACTACATCGATCCGCAGATGCCGCTCCGGGCAAACCTCACCATCGATCCGATCGCCGCGACCGATACCCGTATCGGCAAGGCGGTCGGCGTAAGCGGCGACGGAACCTTCCGTACCACCCCGTTCCGCCTTTCAGCCCGTCTCCTCTCTCCCGATGCAAGCATTTCCGGCGCGGAGAACCGGCTGCAAGCACGGGCCTGGGCCGCGAACAGCGTGATCGACGTATCGGGCACCCTGCCTGCTCTCACCGAGTTCGAGGGCGTTCCCCTGAACGTCGCCGCGCAGGGGCGCGACCTGTCGGACCTGCTCGCGGTGATCGACGTCGCCATCCCGCAGACGCGCCGCTACGCGCTGAAGGCCAGGCTCGTGAAGGACGCGCAGACTTACCGGTTCACCGGAATGACCGGCACGTTTGGTCAGTCCGACCTGTCGGGCAGCTTCACGGTGACCAATGAAGAGCGGCTGCGGCTCGACGCCACACTAGCGACCCGTCGCCTCGACATCATCGATGCAGCGCCGTTCATCGGCTATAACCCGGATGTCGTCGCATCCAAGGGTGCTGTCGCCGCCGCTGCGGCGACCGGAGCAGGACCACGGCGCATTCTTCCCGATGCTGCGCTACCGGTAGAAATGATGCAGCGCTTCGACGCCGGACTGGACTGGAAGATCGCGATTGTGCGCTCGAAGAACGTGCCGGTCTCAAACATCGCGCTCAAGCTGTCGCTGGACAAGGGGCGGCTGGCGCTCTCGCCGCTGACATTCTCGATGGCGCGGGGAGACGTGGTCTCGGACATGATCTTCGACACGCGCCAACGCCCCTCGGCGATACGCTACGACATCCGCCTTGCATCCACGCCGATGGGGCGTCTGCTCGCCGGCTATGGCGTGGCAGGCTCGGGCACCACCGGCACGATCCGCGGACGTATCGAGCTCGAAGGCAGAGGCGATACGATCCATGATTCACTCGCAACGTCGTCCGGCCGGATCGCCTTCGTCATGCCGCAGGGAACCTTGTGGACGCAAAACGCCCAGCTGGCCGAGCTCGACCTCGGCACTTTCGTATCCAAGATGTTTCAGGGCAAGTTGAAGAAGCCGATCGAGATCAATTGCGGCCTGCTGGCGTTTACGGTCCGGGGAGGAACCGCGACAGCCGACCCGATCCTGATCGACACCAGCAAGAACGTCGTCACCGGACGCGGAGGCTTCAGTTTCGGGACCGAGGCGGTGGACTTGGCGTTCCGCGCCGATGGCAAGAAGATCAGCCTTTTCTCCGGCCAGTCGCCGGTCGGACTGGTCGGTCATTTCGCCGAACCCAGGCTCGACGTCATCACGCCGCAACTGGTCGGCCGCGCCGGGGCGGGACTTGGGCTTGCGGTGCTTGCAACGCCGGCTGCCGGGCTACTGGCCTTCGTGGACCCGGGTGATGCCAAGGCAGCGGCCTGTGGCCCGGTCCTTGCCGCCGCCAAGGCCAGTGCCCAGCGCACGACCAAGGGGAAACCGCGCAACGATGTCGGCAATGGATCGCCGAAAAAGGACCGTTGA
- a CDS encoding sensor domain-containing diguanylate cyclase has translation MLPSIDLATLRLCSVLASATFVVIFLTLWRGRKDQFHNVHWAASLLLYCVALAGLEWINRPDDVLVRSLLVAVLTASNIPLSTGVRLFAGRPLWRWWMAVPPAVTLIGFLLPHMAAMVGIAMPQGSEQSLAAVGLALGMGVFGADIIREAGRAVPDGYGGRIAGIALLAYIPCYIIAIVGEILHFATPSTLAVIALLSDQLLLMLLNVGLLAMPAEAALVAMRESSWRDALTGVYNRAWLAGAHDEYLKPGTWLAHIDIDHFKSINDRFGHAAGDATLAMLADALIVATQDSELDCAGQVVRMGGDEFLIIMPNASSHAAQRLVQTVRTRIGDLGPFNWTVSIGLTEVEASDQTLASAVERADQQLYAAKLAGRDRVAA, from the coding sequence ATGCTGCCGTCCATCGATCTCGCCACTCTACGCCTGTGCAGCGTGCTTGCGTCCGCGACGTTCGTCGTCATTTTCCTGACGCTCTGGCGCGGGCGGAAAGATCAGTTCCACAACGTCCATTGGGCGGCGAGCCTGCTGCTTTATTGCGTTGCGCTGGCCGGGCTTGAATGGATCAACCGGCCCGACGATGTGCTCGTCCGGTCCTTGCTGGTCGCGGTGCTTACGGCGTCGAATATTCCCCTGAGCACGGGCGTGCGGCTTTTTGCCGGGCGCCCGCTCTGGCGCTGGTGGATGGCGGTGCCTCCCGCAGTGACGCTGATCGGGTTCCTGCTGCCTCACATGGCGGCCATGGTCGGGATCGCCATGCCGCAGGGAAGCGAACAGTCGCTCGCCGCAGTGGGCCTTGCGCTGGGCATGGGTGTTTTCGGCGCTGACATCATCCGGGAAGCTGGCAGGGCCGTCCCTGACGGATATGGCGGACGCATCGCCGGAATCGCACTGTTGGCCTACATCCCTTGCTATATCATCGCGATCGTCGGCGAGATCCTGCACTTTGCGACGCCCAGCACTTTGGCCGTGATTGCCCTCCTTTCCGACCAGTTGTTGTTGATGCTGCTCAACGTCGGCCTGCTGGCGATGCCTGCGGAGGCAGCCCTTGTGGCGATGCGGGAAAGCAGTTGGCGCGACGCATTGACCGGCGTCTACAATCGCGCGTGGCTGGCGGGCGCACACGATGAGTATCTGAAGCCGGGCACCTGGTTGGCGCACATCGACATCGACCATTTCAAATCGATCAATGACCGTTTTGGCCACGCAGCAGGCGACGCCACGCTCGCGATGCTCGCCGATGCCCTGATCGTTGCGACGCAGGACAGCGAACTCGATTGTGCAGGGCAGGTGGTTCGCATGGGCGGGGATGAGTTCCTGATCATCATGCCGAACGCTTCGTCGCACGCCGCCCAGAGGCTGGTGCAGACCGTCAGGACCAGGATCGGCGACCTCGGGCCGTTCAACTGGACCGTGAGCATAGGGCTTACCGAAGTCGAGGCGAGTGACCAGACGCTGGCCAGCGCGGTCGAGCGCGCGGACCAGCAACTCTACGCCGCTAAACTCGCAGGGCGCGACCGGGTCGCAGCCTAG
- a CDS encoding SDR family NAD(P)-dependent oxidoreductase — MKTWFITGASRGFGALVTERALAQGDAVVATARNPRQIVERFGDQANLLALALDVTDEAQAVAAAEAAIARFGSIDVLLNNAGFGLMGAVEEASAAEVEAVYRTNVFGLLNVTRAVLPHMRAAGSGRILNISSIGGYRGAAGFGVYSSTKFAVEGLSEALHAELEPLGIHVTVVEPGYFRTDFLDATSLSVSPTIIEDYAGTAGRVRNVATGLNHSQPGDPSRLARVLIEFADATNPPVRLPLGSDTVAAIEAKHVSDAVILSDWRQVSVSTDFPPDDRS, encoded by the coding sequence ATGAAGACATGGTTCATCACCGGTGCGTCGCGCGGCTTCGGCGCCCTCGTCACCGAACGCGCACTCGCGCAGGGCGACGCCGTAGTCGCCACCGCGCGCAACCCGAGGCAGATCGTCGAGCGCTTCGGCGACCAGGCCAACCTGCTGGCCCTCGCCCTCGACGTGACCGACGAGGCTCAGGCCGTCGCTGCGGCGGAGGCAGCCATCGCCCGGTTCGGCAGCATCGACGTGCTGCTCAACAATGCCGGCTTCGGCCTGATGGGAGCAGTCGAGGAAGCCAGCGCGGCGGAAGTCGAGGCGGTCTATCGCACCAACGTGTTCGGATTGCTCAACGTCACCCGCGCCGTGCTGCCGCACATGCGCGCCGCCGGTTCGGGCCGCATCCTCAACATCTCGTCGATCGGCGGCTACCGCGGCGCAGCGGGCTTCGGGGTCTATTCGTCGACCAAGTTCGCGGTCGAAGGCCTGTCCGAAGCGCTCCACGCCGAACTGGAGCCGCTCGGCATCCACGTGACGGTCGTCGAGCCCGGCTATTTCCGCACCGATTTCCTCGATGCGACCTCGCTGAGCGTCAGCCCGACGATCATCGAGGACTATGCCGGGACTGCAGGACGCGTCCGCAATGTCGCGACCGGGCTCAACCACAGCCAGCCGGGCGACCCCTCGCGACTGGCGCGGGTGCTGATCGAGTTCGCCGATGCGACCAATCCGCCGGTGCGCCTGCCGCTGGGCAGCGACACGGTGGCGGCGATTGAAGCGAAGCATGTCTCGGACGCCGTGATCCTCAGCGACTGGCGGCAGGTCTCGGTTTCCACCGACTTCCCGCCTGACGATCGGAGTTAA
- a CDS encoding LacI family DNA-binding transcriptional regulator codes for MAKRRENGVTIRAVAQKAGVSAMTVSNVINGAGGASAATVATVRAAIAELGYMPNLAARRLAKARATTVGLLYSNRRTPFLDAVLVGALRATNAHGLQLILRDGDGVTREEAERMAQDLVRSGADALLLIPPFAEQLAGSEILSTLGVPLAAIATGTAMPGVTTVRIDNQAAMMAITKQVIAEGHHRIAYVAGPDHYSVVAARLDGFHAAMRDTELREDDSLIVQHGEFDYASGVAAARTLLSRDDRPTAIICSSDDLAAGVIAQASHMGLRLPRDLTVTGFDDTILASRIWPPLTVVRQPVEDMAFRAAQCLIASLETTPGAVRDEIFEHAIVARESIAPAPGS; via the coding sequence ATGGCGAAACGAAGAGAGAATGGCGTAACGATCCGGGCCGTCGCGCAGAAAGCCGGTGTTTCCGCCATGACGGTGTCCAACGTCATAAACGGTGCCGGCGGGGCCAGCGCGGCCACGGTTGCAACCGTCAGGGCGGCGATCGCCGAGTTGGGCTACATGCCCAACCTCGCGGCGCGGCGGCTCGCCAAGGCACGGGCGACTACGGTGGGTCTGCTCTACAGCAACCGGCGCACGCCGTTCCTCGATGCCGTGCTGGTCGGCGCGCTCCGCGCCACCAACGCCCACGGTCTGCAACTGATCCTGCGTGACGGCGATGGCGTGACCCGGGAGGAAGCGGAACGCATGGCGCAGGATCTGGTGCGCAGCGGGGCGGACGCGCTACTGCTCATCCCGCCCTTTGCCGAGCAGCTTGCCGGATCGGAGATATTGTCCACGCTGGGCGTTCCCCTCGCCGCGATCGCCACCGGCACGGCGATGCCGGGCGTCACGACGGTGCGGATCGACAACCAGGCAGCCATGATGGCCATCACTAAGCAGGTCATCGCCGAAGGCCACCACCGCATCGCCTATGTCGCCGGGCCGGACCATTACAGCGTGGTGGCCGCCAGGCTGGACGGCTTCCACGCTGCCATGCGCGACACGGAACTGCGCGAGGACGACAGCCTGATCGTGCAGCATGGCGAGTTCGACTATGCCTCCGGCGTAGCCGCTGCCAGAACATTGCTCTCCCGCGACGATCGCCCGACAGCGATCATCTGTAGCAGCGACGATCTGGCGGCGGGCGTGATCGCGCAGGCCAGCCATATGGGTCTCAGGCTGCCCCGGGATCTGACGGTGACGGGCTTCGACGACACGATCCTCGCCTCGCGCATCTGGCCGCCGCTGACCGTGGTTCGACAACCCGTGGAGGACATGGCCTTTCGTGCCGCCCAGTGCCTGATCGCATCTCTGGAAACCACGCCCGGCGCCGTTCGGGACGAGATCTTCGAGCATGCCATCGTGGCACGCGAGTCCATCGCGCCTGCCCCCGGCTCCTGA
- a CDS encoding GlcG/HbpS family heme-binding protein codes for MTLTIAQAEAMIAAGAARADDLDIAANIAVLDAAAHLKAFARMDGAVLGSIDVSIGKARTSALFQISSEAVWDYCKPGAPAHNLEASNGGLMPFPGGLPIIAADGTVIGAVGVSGGAPSQDLEIAEAAVAALIG; via the coding sequence ATGACCCTCACGATTGCACAGGCAGAAGCGATGATTGCCGCCGGCGCCGCCCGCGCAGACGATCTCGATATCGCCGCCAATATCGCGGTGCTCGACGCTGCGGCCCACCTCAAGGCTTTCGCCCGGATGGACGGCGCGGTGCTCGGTTCGATCGACGTCTCGATCGGCAAGGCGCGCACCTCGGCGCTGTTCCAGATCAGCAGCGAAGCGGTGTGGGACTACTGCAAGCCGGGCGCCCCGGCGCACAATCTCGAAGCCAGCAATGGCGGCCTGATGCCCTTTCCCGGAGGCCTGCCGATCATCGCCGCCGACGGCACCGTAATCGGCGCGGTCGGCGTGTCGGGCGGTGCCCCCTCCCAGGATCTCGAAATAGCCGAAGCCGCGGTCGCCGCGCTCATCGGCTGA
- a CDS encoding formylglycine-generating enzyme family protein, which translates to MVWIPGGAFSMGSENFYPEEAPVRRVSVNGFWIDALPVTNRQFAEFVAATGHRTVAEIAPDPVQYPGLAPEMVQAGSLVFHKTAVPVDTGNPANWWRFDFGADWRHPLGPDSDLDSLGLWDHPVVQVAYADAEAYARWAEKDLPTEAEFEFAARGGLDGADYAWGDELAPAGAMLANYWQGLFPFANQLLDGWERTSPAGTYPANGYGLFDMIGNTWEWTRDWWSDRPDTGKKKSGGSCCTISNPRGARLKDSFDPSQPGVRIGRKVLKGGSHLCAANYCQRYRPAARHPEMVDTSTSHIGFRCVRR; encoded by the coding sequence ATGGTCTGGATACCGGGCGGCGCTTTTTCCATGGGTTCGGAGAATTTCTACCCCGAAGAAGCACCAGTGCGCCGTGTATCGGTGAATGGGTTCTGGATCGACGCCCTGCCGGTCACCAACCGACAGTTCGCCGAATTCGTGGCGGCTACCGGCCATCGCACCGTTGCCGAGATCGCGCCCGATCCTGTCCAGTATCCCGGCCTGGCGCCGGAAATGGTACAGGCCGGTTCGCTGGTCTTCCACAAGACTGCGGTTCCCGTGGACACCGGAAACCCCGCGAACTGGTGGCGGTTCGACTTTGGTGCGGATTGGCGTCATCCGCTGGGACCGGACAGCGATCTCGACAGTCTAGGGCTTTGGGACCACCCGGTGGTCCAGGTCGCGTATGCCGATGCCGAAGCCTATGCCCGGTGGGCGGAAAAGGATCTGCCGACCGAGGCTGAGTTCGAGTTTGCCGCGCGCGGGGGCCTTGACGGCGCCGATTACGCATGGGGCGACGAGCTTGCGCCGGCGGGCGCAATGCTGGCGAACTACTGGCAGGGCCTGTTCCCTTTCGCCAATCAACTGCTGGACGGTTGGGAGCGCACATCCCCGGCAGGAACCTATCCCGCCAACGGCTACGGCCTGTTCGACATGATAGGCAATACCTGGGAATGGACGCGCGACTGGTGGAGCGACCGGCCGGATACCGGGAAGAAGAAGTCCGGAGGCTCCTGCTGCACGATCAGCAACCCGCGCGGCGCAAGGCTCAAGGACAGCTTCGATCCGTCGCAGCCGGGCGTCCGGATCGGTCGCAAGGTGTTGAAGGGCGGGTCGCACTTGTGCGCAGCAAACTACTGCCAGCGGTATCGCCCTGCGGCACGCCATCCCGAGATGGTCGATACGTCGACTTCGCATATCGGGTTCCGCTGCGTGCGGAGATGA
- a CDS encoding Dabb family protein, translating to MALSSARAATPASTPSLVHHVFFWLKRPGEQADRNQLIAGLRTLRAIPVIRDLQIGVPAPTEERSVVDASYDVSELMYFDNAADQKAYQDHPIHQAFVKQCEHLWQKVVVYDMQVVPGR from the coding sequence ATGGCCCTTTCCTCCGCTAGGGCGGCAACCCCGGCCAGCACGCCATCGCTGGTGCATCACGTCTTCTTCTGGCTGAAACGCCCCGGAGAGCAGGCCGATCGCAACCAACTCATCGCAGGGCTGCGCACATTGCGCGCCATCCCGGTCATCCGCGACCTGCAGATCGGCGTGCCTGCCCCCACCGAGGAGCGCTCCGTCGTCGACGCAAGCTACGACGTGTCGGAACTGATGTATTTCGACAATGCCGCCGACCAGAAGGCCTACCAGGATCACCCCATCCATCAGGCCTTCGTCAAGCAGTGCGAGCATCTGTGGCAGAAGGTGGTGGTCTACGACATGCAGGTCGTCCCGGGCCGGTAA
- a CDS encoding DUF5597 domain-containing protein, giving the protein MNGLGRMMLGMAAALWVMPGASFGADADIPHIVENHGRHALVVDGAPFLILGAQVNNSSAWPAALPRVWPAMEALGVNTVEIPVGWEQIEPEEGRFDFTIVDTLLEQARARNLRLVLLWFATWKNTNPQYAPRWVKLDNRRFPRMVRPDGTLHYALSPFGAETLKADSKAFAALMRHLREVDPQNTVIMMQVQNEAGSYGLARDHSRAAEAAFAAPVPEALRRRMNKPAGNWATLFGRDADLYFHAWHVARYIDAVAAAGKAQKALPMYANAALPGDPFTWQDAKSYASGGPANTVIDVYKAAAPHLDLVAPDIYNPAHKAYTGFLAAYDRPDNALFVPETGHAREYARFFFEAVGRGAIGWAPFGVDYTRYLPVFPATPKLEGQPIVPFAANNALFRPIGRLWAKLALGGQTWGAAEPEDPAEGHRRVLRLGRHTATVSFGSSDFGDGAPKGNAYPSGGVAIARLAPDEYLVTGYFARVEFGLADAGAANLILDRVEEGTYDAQGNWQFARVWNGDQVDWGLNFTGAPQMLRVKLATYPTKQE; this is encoded by the coding sequence ATGAACGGGTTGGGCAGGATGATGCTGGGTATGGCGGCGGCGCTGTGGGTGATGCCCGGTGCGTCGTTCGGGGCGGATGCGGATATCCCGCATATCGTCGAGAATCATGGCCGCCACGCGCTTGTGGTCGATGGCGCGCCGTTCCTGATACTGGGCGCTCAGGTCAACAATTCAAGCGCATGGCCCGCCGCTCTGCCGCGCGTGTGGCCGGCCATGGAAGCGCTAGGCGTCAATACCGTGGAGATTCCGGTCGGCTGGGAGCAGATCGAGCCGGAGGAAGGCCGCTTCGACTTCACGATCGTGGACACGCTGCTGGAACAGGCCCGCGCCCGGAACCTCAGGCTCGTCCTGCTGTGGTTCGCGACGTGGAAGAACACCAATCCGCAATATGCGCCGCGCTGGGTGAAGCTCGACAACCGCCGCTTCCCGCGCATGGTGCGGCCTGACGGAACGCTCCACTACGCGCTGTCGCCCTTCGGGGCCGAGACGCTGAAGGCCGACAGCAAGGCCTTCGCGGCCCTGATGCGCCACTTGCGCGAGGTCGACCCGCAGAACACGGTCATCATGATGCAGGTGCAGAACGAAGCGGGCTCCTACGGTCTGGCGCGGGATCATTCGCGCGCTGCCGAGGCGGCCTTCGCTGCGCCCGTGCCCGAGGCCCTGCGGCGGCGCATGAACAAGCCCGCGGGCAACTGGGCGACCCTGTTCGGTCGGGATGCCGATCTCTATTTCCACGCCTGGCACGTCGCCCGCTACATCGATGCGGTGGCGGCGGCAGGCAAGGCGCAGAAGGCACTGCCGATGTACGCCAATGCGGCGCTGCCCGGCGATCCGTTCACCTGGCAGGACGCGAAGAGCTATGCCAGCGGCGGCCCGGCCAATACCGTGATCGACGTCTACAAGGCTGCCGCGCCGCACCTCGACCTCGTCGCGCCGGACATCTACAATCCGGCGCACAAGGCCTACACCGGCTTCCTCGCCGCCTACGACCGCCCGGACAACGCGCTCTTCGTGCCCGAAACCGGGCACGCACGGGAATACGCCCGCTTCTTCTTCGAGGCGGTGGGTCGCGGCGCCATCGGCTGGGCTCCTTTCGGCGTCGACTACACGCGCTATCTGCCGGTCTTCCCGGCCACTCCGAAGCTGGAGGGGCAGCCCATCGTCCCCTTCGCCGCCAACAATGCCCTGTTCCGCCCGATCGGGCGACTTTGGGCCAAGCTGGCCCTGGGGGGACAGACATGGGGCGCGGCGGAACCGGAAGATCCGGCCGAAGGGCATCGCCGCGTGCTCCGGCTGGGCCGCCACACGGCCACCGTCAGCTTCGGCAGCAGCGACTTCGGCGACGGCGCGCCGAAGGGCAATGCCTACCCCAGCGGCGGTGTGGCCATCGCCCGCCTCGCGCCCGACGAATATCTCGTGACCGGCTATTTCGCGCGGGTGGAATTCGGGCTTGCCGATGCGGGCGCGGCCAACCTCATCCTCGACCGGGTGGAGGAAGGCACTTACGACGCGCAGGGCAACTGGCAATTCGCGCGCGTGTGGAACGGCGATCAGGTGGACTGGGGGCTCAACTTCACGGGCGCACCGCAGATGCTGCGGGTCAAGCTGGCGACATATCCCACGAAGCAGGAATGA